One genomic region from Bufo bufo chromosome 3, aBufBuf1.1, whole genome shotgun sequence encodes:
- the LOC120995843 gene encoding DNA dC->dU-editing enzyme APOBEC3-like, whose amino-acid sequence MTIFIRNFLSEEEFDDNFNTIDLVKKTLVCFSLEDKKPLWKLWGYAYNDPKVEHAETIVLRELKKYLGLNPTKKDSQYKITFYASYSPCLTCCEEICKFLNNNNEKVIMKLNISRFYNFHDYDNKICLKILGKYGVQIKMMDMEDYKACFYLFVDPKVKFQPCEELDVQCERNEIDLDHLWSEEFQVFEDNLLRRKGQNSAISFISEHLSPGHNRLQKDLTTPKKDEQETTSQAKTPVKLPQIKDMDRKERFKRKLSFD is encoded by the exons ATGACGATATTTATCAGAAATTTTTTATCAGAAGAAGAATTTGATGATAATTTTAATACTATAGATCTGGTTAAaaaaacattagtctgctttagcCTGGAGGACAAGAAACCACTATGGAAGCTATGGGGTTATGCATACAATGACCCAAAAGTGGAGCATGCTGAAACAATTGTTTTACGAGAGCTCAAAAAATATTTGGGATTGAATCCTACAAAAAAAGACTCTCAATATAAAATCACATTTTACGCATCTTACAGTCCCTGCCTTACCTGTTGTGAAGAAATATGCAAATTTCTCAATAATAACAATGAAAAAGTAATCATGAAACTGAATATTTCCAGATTCTATAATTTTCATGATTATGACAATAAAATCTGTTTAAAAATTCTGGGAAAATATGGAGTGCAAATTAAAATGATGGATATGGAAGATTATAAGGCATGCTTTTATCTTTTTGTGGATCCAAAAGTGAAATTCCAACCCTGCGAAGAATTAGATGTTCAGTGTGAAAGAAATGAAATTGATCTGGATCATCTCTGGAGTGAG GAATTTCAGGTATTTGAAGACAATTTATTAAGAAGAAAGGGACAGAACTCAG caatATCATTTATTTCTGAGCATTTGTCACCCGGTCACAACAGACTGCAAAAAGATCTTACAACACCGAAAAAGGATGAACAAGAGACGACATCACAAGCAAAGACCCCAGTGAAGTTACCCCAGATAAAAGATATGGATCGCAAAGAGAGATTTAAGAGAAAACTCTCATTTGACTAA